The Legionella sp. PATHC032 genome has a window encoding:
- a CDS encoding F-box protein, which translates to MKAKYDSTVPGLQKLPPEIKVMILEFLDAKSKLALSQTNYGWRDLILDLPEYTKEITSTLFRLDKKKHRQEIVQVMSARIAASSLAKLFEELLSISIPTAYVFLIFTTKRYAALIEILAVILMFAALTSLAHDLVDYFIESDTKAEKQYTHRHAFQFFAQPSQSTAQKTSEEEEDNLRTDSMTCPI; encoded by the coding sequence ATGAAAGCAAAATACGACTCCACTGTGCCTGGACTCCAAAAGTTACCTCCCGAAATTAAGGTAATGATTCTTGAGTTTCTTGATGCCAAATCAAAACTTGCTCTTTCACAAACCAATTATGGTTGGCGTGATTTAATTCTAGATCTGCCAGAATATACCAAAGAAATAACGAGTACATTATTTCGTCTTGATAAAAAAAAACATCGTCAAGAGATAGTCCAGGTTATGTCGGCAAGAATTGCAGCAAGTTCTCTAGCTAAGCTATTTGAAGAATTACTATCTATCAGTATACCTACGGCGTATGTATTTTTAATCTTCACAACCAAAAGATATGCAGCACTTATTGAAATTTTAGCTGTAATCCTTATGTTTGCTGCACTAACCTCCCTCGCCCATGATCTGGTGGATTATTTTATTGAAAGTGATACAAAAGCCGAGAAACAATATACACATCGCCATGCTTTTCAATTCTTTGCCCAACCCAGTCAAAGCACTGCGCAAAAAACATCGGAGGAAGAGGAAGATAATTTAAGGACTGATTCAATGACCTGCCCTATTTGA
- a CDS encoding ABC transporter permease, producing the protein MDLAMYVFRRFSKHIITFIHSLELAFRFLGHLVHSTIKVIFGKLSIVWPNTLEIIYYCGARLFILLSFIGILLGITVSQTVYVLLNPFHLHQRVLPIVQNILTHEILPVLIGFILCIQAALHLINTRLEHYQENPEAIILAQVLPIIIGMIITSLLLYVYLVSSIFFSFYLTFHFMLGFTNNEFLSYVINSTTLFDLIYSVFKTFILCIIVGLASGYYYYEASIRHIYLRKAVSRILTRGSFWLIIASMYITLTL; encoded by the coding sequence ATGGATTTAGCCATGTATGTTTTTCGCCGTTTTTCGAAGCATATTATTACTTTTATCCATTCGCTTGAGCTTGCTTTTCGATTTTTAGGTCATTTGGTTCATAGTACTATCAAGGTTATTTTTGGCAAACTGTCTATAGTCTGGCCTAACACACTAGAAATTATTTACTATTGTGGAGCACGTCTTTTTATTCTATTGAGTTTTATTGGTATATTATTAGGCATTACTGTTTCACAAACGGTTTATGTTCTCTTAAATCCCTTTCACCTGCATCAAAGAGTCCTTCCCATTGTGCAAAATATTTTAACCCATGAAATATTACCTGTACTTATTGGTTTCATTTTATGTATCCAAGCCGCCTTGCATTTGATTAACACCCGTTTGGAGCATTACCAAGAGAACCCAGAAGCAATCATCCTTGCTCAAGTATTACCAATCATTATAGGTATGATCATTACTTCCTTACTGCTATATGTTTATCTTGTATCCTCTATTTTTTTTAGTTTTTATCTTACTTTTCATTTTATGTTAGGGTTTACAAACAATGAATTTTTATCCTATGTCATCAACTCGACAACCTTATTTGATCTGATATACTCGGTCTTTAAGACATTCATTTTATGTATAATAGTCGGGTTGGCTTCTGGTTATTATTATTATGAAGCATCTATTAGACATATTTATTTGAGAAAAGCAGTTTCTCGAATTTTAACGCGTGGCTCATTCTGGCTGATCATTGCTAGTATGTATATTACTCTTACGCTTTAG